One genomic segment of Alosa sapidissima isolate fAloSap1 chromosome 13, fAloSap1.pri, whole genome shotgun sequence includes these proteins:
- the si:ch1073-398f15.1 gene encoding cardiomyopathy-associated protein 5, with the protein METYEQAGSGKIATELQMTVLQNEATGDSDVQVKDELEELSNSLKEVIQDQTVQPKLQCLMMDPTFSMVTVQREDSGIMWETAFSPCINPWTSRASSRGCDVFSSKIECCKIPKSRNAGKIIFIMDEIHTIRKKKDKEQMSEREHVVASQNLHELTDRPAMVEVSMPNMKDVQNTQVKTRDPREEKQQRLFRLVCEGSEILNIVVPPKVATVDEEESKKLKDNLTYIEESHVQPLDIEGRASRPDMVISEPEPQQTDTQTQEKELQDMAPILPFNLPHKRTVNDTDYFDMFTLLDENSSGGSDKKKDKYHQPHTMDIKGFKSIVVKPVMKTKVTTQDQEDTISSGEIVSELLDEVFYGGTEKCNHSQSGEGCQGDKDELSKFLQKESGCALFSDEDTVLTPIFLSQGPPKIIDPSLLEEPKAMAFLYTDLYEEALGTKKKEEDTVSMTSEKSFHSKESESDSNCYLEKFVLKDETPLVEMAEATTGAAKTDGFRMWSEEMFELAKLNQIGKEPENDPEDDVTDFFRNSASSSPCEVVEQPNLSLEENVDIKCRQVIFEDEIVQRHRKESKSEEAPGSTQVNLNKHKTQEKITSLEKALEGTKMTEKLIIDKISLEDDMHDITNTKESTGKDALESPKTSRAPEMPLTLAEQQATSLSPRCVLGLSSLEPTETEEDVREGGVKEEWIEGDRREVETAFYTEEERYLRTLSVTGEDTNVPPANDSNEFSSDPVAAS; encoded by the coding sequence TTTGAAGGAAGTGATCCAAGACCAGACTGTACAGCCTAAACTTCAGTGTTTGATGATGGACCCCACCTTCTCCATGGTAACTGTTCAAAGAGAGGACAGTGGCATCATGTGGGAAACTGCTTTCAGTCCCTGCATCAACCCCTGGACATCAAGGGCCAGCAGCAGAGGTTGCGACGTTTTCTCTAGCAAAATAGAGTGTTGTAAAATACCCAAATCTAGAAATGCAGGGAAAATAATATTTATCATGGATGAGATTCACACAATTAGGAAGAAAAAGGACAAAGAACAGATGAGCGAAAGAGAGCATGTAGTAGCTTCTCAGAACTTGCATGAGCTGACTGATAGACCAGCAATGGTGGAGGTTTCCATGCCCAATATGAAAGATGTGCAGAACACACAGGTAAAAACAAGAGATCCAAGAGAGGAGAAACAGCAACGCTTGTTTCGTCTTGTCTGTGAGGGATCAGAAATACTCAACATTGTGGTGCCACCCAAAGTGGCCACTGTTGATGAAGAGGAGAGCAAAAAGCTGAAGGACAACCTAACCTACATTGAAGAGTCACATGTACAACCACTAGATATAGAGGGACGTGCAAGCCGTCCTGACATGGTCATTTCTGAGCCAGAACCACAACAAACTGATACACAAACCCAGGAAAAGGAATTACAAGATATGGCACCCATTTTGCCTTTCAATTTACCGCATAAAAGGACAGTTAATGATACTGATTACTTTGACATGTTTACACTGTTGGATGAAAATTCTTCAGGGGGCTCTgacaagaaaaaagacaagTACCATCAACCACACACTATGGATATTAAAGGTTTCAAGTCTATTGTGGTCAAGCCAGTCATGAAAACCAAAGTGACAACCCAGGACCAAGAGGATACTATATCCTCAGGTGAAATTGTCAGTGAGCTTCTGGATGAAGTGTTTTATGGTGGCACAGAGAAATGTAACCATTCTCAGTCAGGGGAGGGGTGCCAAGGGGACAAAGATGAACTCTCCAAGTTTCTACAAAAGGAAAGTGGTTGTGCCTTATTTAGTGATGAAGACACAGTTCTCACTCCTATCTTTCTCTCCCAAGGTCCACCAAAAATTATTGACCCTTCCCTACTAGAGGAGCCAAAAGCAATGGCATTCTTATACACAGATCTTTACGAGGAAGCTCTTGGAACtaagaagaaagaagaggacACAGTCAGTATGACCTCTGAGAAGTCCTTCCATAGCAAAGAGTCTGAATCAGATTCCAACTGTTACCTTGAAAAATTTGTTCTGAAAGATGAGACTCCATTAGTCGAAATGGCTGAGGCAACAACAGGTGCTGCCAAAACAGATGGGTTCAGGATGTGGTCTGAAGAAATGTTTGAGCTAGCTAAATTAAACCAAATTGGAAAAGAACCTGAGAACGACCCCGAAGATGATGTTACAGATTTCTTTCGGAACAGCGCCAGTTCCTCCCCTTGTGAAGTTGTTGAACAACCAAATTTATCATTAGAAGAAAATGTAGACATTAAGTGTCGTCAAGTGATATTTGAGGATGAAATTGTACAGAGACATCGAAAAGAGAGTAAATCTGAAGAAGCACCAGGATCAACACAAGTAAATCTGAACAAGCACAAGACTCAAGAAAAAATAACTTCCCTTGAAAAAGCTCTTGAAGGGACTAAAATGACGGAGAAACTCATCATTGACAAAATATCTCTTGAAGATGACATGCATGATATAACTAATACAAAAGAATCCACTGGTAAAGATGCTCTTGAAAGTCCCAAAACTAGCAGGGCACCTGAAATGCCACTGACACTGGCTGAACAGCAAGCCACAAGCTTGTCACCAAGGTGCGTTCTAGGACTAAGTTCACTGGAACCTACTGAGACAGAGGAGgatgtgagagaggggggagtcAAAGAGGAGTGGATAGAGGGTGACAGGAGGGAGGTGGAAACAGCCTTCTACACAGAAGAAGAAAGATATCTGAGGACTCTGTCTGTGACTGGAGAGGATACAAATGTGCCCCCAGCCAATGACTCTAACGAATTTTCTTCTGACCCTGTGGCCGCAAGTTAA